TGCCGAGGGATGCCGTCAGGCCGGATGCGCACTGATCGGGGGAGAAACCGCTGAAATGCCGGGCTTTTATGCGGACGGAGAATATGACATTGCCGGCTTCACAGTCGGCGTGGTTGAAAAAGACCAGATTATTGACGGCTCTTCCATCACCGTCGGCAACAAGCTGATCGGTATCGGCTCAAGCGGTCTGCACAGCAATGGCTACTCCCTGGCGCGTCGTATCATCTTTGACCGGATGGGACTTGCTATCAACAGCCCGCTACCGGACAGCACTAAAACCGTAGACGAAGAACTGCTGACACCTACCCGGATTTATGTCCGCTCCGTCATGAACCTGCTCAAGGATTTCAGGATTAACGGGATTGCCCATATCACTGGTGGCGGGCTGCTTGAGAACGTCCCTCGCATACTTCCCAAGGGCTGTTCTGCCAGCTTCAAGCTCGGTTCATGGGATATGCCGTCCATTTTCACCACCCTTCAGGAAGCTGGGAATGTCGAGCAAAACGAGATGTACCGCACTTTCAACATGGGTATCGGCATGGTACTGGCGGTAGCGGCAGCCGATGTGGATGATATTCTCTCACGCCTGAACGGACTGGGTGAGCAGGCCTGGCTGATCGGCGAGGTAAAGAGCATGAGCAAAAACCAGACTGAACAGGTGGTGCTGGTCTGATGGGCACAGCACCGATCAAGCTGGCGGTACTGGTGTCCGGCAACGGCTCCAACTTTCAAGCTATTATCGATGCCATAGAGGCCGGCCGGATTCCCAACACCCGTGTTGCCTGCCTGATCAGTAACAAGAGTGAGGCCTTTGCTCTGGAACGGGCCAGGAAACACAACGTCAAGACTATCGTGCTTGACCACAAAGCCTATCCGAATCGGCAAGCCTATGACACCGCCCTGGTTGAACTACTGCGTCAGCACGAAGTAGACCTGGTAATTCTGGCTGGATTTATGCGGTTACTGTCACCAATCATGATCGACGCCTTCCCGAACGCCATCATGAATATTCATCCGGCATTGCTGCCAGCCTTTCCGGGTCTTGATGCCCAGCAGCAAGCCTTTGACTACGGGGTACGTTACACCGGTTGTACCGTACATTTTGTTGACAAGGGGACCGATACCGGCCCGATCATCCTGCAATCCGTTGTCCCGGTGCTTGGCAGTGACACCATCGAGAGCCTGACCCAGCGCATACATGGAGAAGAGCATCGCACCTATGTGGAGGCCGTACGCCTTTTCTGTGCAGGACGCTTGAAGGTCGAAGGCCGCAAGGTCATAATCAACGAATAAAAGTACTTTCTCCTTGACAGCCTCAAGGCAGCATGCTAAAAATTTCGCTTCAATTAGATTACAATCAGCATATGACTGCTGTACAACATTCGGAGGTAGCACGTGGCTCATCACAAATCGGCAATCAAGCGTATCAAGCAGAACGAAAAGCGCAATGCCCGTAACCGTCATCAAAAATCAACGCTCAAGACCTATATCAAGCGGGTTCGTGAAGCGGTTGAAAGCAAAGATAAAGAGGCTGCAGTAGCTGCCCTGCAGGTTGCAATTCCGGTTATTGACAAGACTGCCACCAAAGGGGTCATCCACAAGGCCAATGCCTCACGCAGCGTATCCCGTCTGACCAAACTGGTTAATACACTGGGCTAAACCTCCGCAACAGACCAGCCCGGCACCATTCAGATAAAACCCTACCTAGTTTCCAGGTAGGGTTTTTTTGTTCTCTCCAGCTATCCCGCTTGCAATCCGCCCCCCCATGGCATAATTTATGTCAATTAAATTAGGTTCCCAACTAAAATTCGCACAAAAGGCTTGGTTTTATGCGACTACTTCCGGCAAAGCTTGTACTGATTTCCCTTGTAACGGCATCTATCGGTCTGTTTCAGCAGGCCAGCGATGCAGCCGCCACAGCCCAACTCATGGTCACGGTCAACGGCCAAGGTGCTGTCAGCGGCACTCCAGCCACCATTGCATGCTCGACCGGTTCCTGCAGCTACTCCTTCGCAACCGGAACCTCAATCACCCTGGTTGCGGTCCCTGCTGCCGGTTCTTCGTTTGCCGGATGGCTGGGAGGTTCATGCACAGGGGCAAACAGCTGTTCCTTGACGCTCACAGGTGATACCACCATGAGTGCAACTTTTGTTGAAGGACCGGCAAAGGTACGGATTCAAGGAACACCATCGCGTTATTATCCAACACTTCAGACGGCGCTTGACCATGCCGCTAACGGCGAGGTTCTACGCGCTGCAGGCGGCGTGTTCCACGAGGATATCCTGCTGACAAACCCGGCACTGCTTAACTTGCAGGGCGGGTATAACAGCAGTTTTGAAAACCGGGACAGTGTCTCACTGCTGGATGGCACCCTGACCATTGCCGGCGGCAGTCTTACGGTGAGCGGTTTGACCATTGCATCCGGCATATCCGCAACCCAGCCAATGGCCAATGCCGGCTCCGACCGTTTAAGTTTCCCCAGCTGGCCGGTCCAGCTGGATGGCACCGGCAGCAGGGATGCAGGCAGCAATCCGCTCTCCTACAGCTGGGATCTGGCAGTCAAGCCGCAAGGCAGTTCAGCAGTCCTCTCCGGAGCAACCACGGCAAACCCAGCCTTTACACCTGACCTCCCTGGCCTTTACGTGGCCCGGCTGATTGTCAACAACGGCCAACTGGACAGCACGGCAGACACGGCAACAGTCACGGTGCAACAGGTTACTGCGCCCTACTCCGCCAGCTCCCTCTTCAGCCAGCCGGAAGCAGCAGCAGTAACGGACTCGCCAAATACATTCTATACAGCTGAGCAGCAGGCAGCTGTGCTGCAAGCTGCCATAAAGACCTTTAATACTGCTTATACTGGCGGTGTCTACACCTTTGATCTGGTCAATCAGGATACCGACCCCAATGACACCTGGGAACCTGAAGTCAGCGCCCATTTCCTGGCCGATGACTACCCTGATGACGGCGTAACAGCCAATGCCACACTGCGGCTGCGCGGCAACAGTTCACGCCTTGCCGTCCAGAAATCATACCGGGTAAAACTCTCAAAAGATGCCAGCAGCGTCCAGCGCTACTGGCGTAATGAGACGACCCTGCAACTCAACAAACATCCCTGGGATTTGGCCAGGGTCCGCAACAAGCTTGCCTTTGACCTGTTCCGTGACATTCCGCATCTTCCCAGCCTGCGGACCCAGTTCATGCAGATCACTATCGATGACGAAAACAACAGCAACGATGGCGATTACGGGCTTTTTACCCATGTGGAAAAGGTGGGTAAGGAATATCTCTCAAACCGGGGACTGGCAACGGACGGCAACATCTACAAGGCCAACAATTTTACATTTCGCATGGAGGATGGTCTGACGCTCGGCAGCGATGGCAAAAAACCGTTAGACAAGGCTGCCTTCGAGCTGATTCTGGAGATTGAAAACGTGAATACCGATCACCGGCCGCTTATTGCCATGATCAACGCCGTCAATAACGACAGCAGCAGCATCAATGACACGATCGCAACCTATTTTGACCGTAACAACTATATCACCTGGCTGGCAACCAATATCCTGGCCGGCAACCGTGACACCATCACCCAGAATTTTGAACTATACCAACCGGCTGCAGGGAGCAGATTCTATTTCATACCCTGGGATTATGACGGTGCATTCGGCTTTGAAAACCAGCCGGATATTCAGGCTGCTGGCAATCTGTATGCCCCCTGGCAGATGGGGATCGGCAACTGGTGGGGAGTCCCGCTTCA
Above is a window of Trichlorobacter lovleyi SZ DNA encoding:
- the purM gene encoding phosphoribosylformylglycinamidine cyclo-ligase, with protein sequence MSKPRATYKEAGVDIEAGNSFVQKIKPLVKSTFRPEVMTEIGGFGGLFSLNAAKYKNPVLVSGTDGVGTKLKLAFLADRHDTVGIDLVAMCVNDIVVQGAEPLFFLDYLATGKLDPDKAAQIVAGIAEGCRQAGCALIGGETAEMPGFYADGEYDIAGFTVGVVEKDQIIDGSSITVGNKLIGIGSSGLHSNGYSLARRIIFDRMGLAINSPLPDSTKTVDEELLTPTRIYVRSVMNLLKDFRINGIAHITGGGLLENVPRILPKGCSASFKLGSWDMPSIFTTLQEAGNVEQNEMYRTFNMGIGMVLAVAAADVDDILSRLNGLGEQAWLIGEVKSMSKNQTEQVVLV
- the purN gene encoding phosphoribosylglycinamide formyltransferase gives rise to the protein MGTAPIKLAVLVSGNGSNFQAIIDAIEAGRIPNTRVACLISNKSEAFALERARKHNVKTIVLDHKAYPNRQAYDTALVELLRQHEVDLVILAGFMRLLSPIMIDAFPNAIMNIHPALLPAFPGLDAQQQAFDYGVRYTGCTVHFVDKGTDTGPIILQSVVPVLGSDTIESLTQRIHGEEHRTYVEAVRLFCAGRLKVEGRKVIINE
- the rpsT gene encoding 30S ribosomal protein S20, translating into MAHHKSAIKRIKQNEKRNARNRHQKSTLKTYIKRVREAVESKDKEAAVAALQVAIPVIDKTATKGVIHKANASRSVSRLTKLVNTLG
- a CDS encoding CotH kinase family protein: MRLLPAKLVLISLVTASIGLFQQASDAAATAQLMVTVNGQGAVSGTPATIACSTGSCSYSFATGTSITLVAVPAAGSSFAGWLGGSCTGANSCSLTLTGDTTMSATFVEGPAKVRIQGTPSRYYPTLQTALDHAANGEVLRAAGGVFHEDILLTNPALLNLQGGYNSSFENRDSVSLLDGTLTIAGGSLTVSGLTIASGISATQPMANAGSDRLSFPSWPVQLDGTGSRDAGSNPLSYSWDLAVKPQGSSAVLSGATTANPAFTPDLPGLYVARLIVNNGQLDSTADTATVTVQQVTAPYSASSLFSQPEAAAVTDSPNTFYTAEQQAAVLQAAIKTFNTAYTGGVYTFDLVNQDTDPNDTWEPEVSAHFLADDYPDDGVTANATLRLRGNSSRLAVQKSYRVKLSKDASSVQRYWRNETTLQLNKHPWDLARVRNKLAFDLFRDIPHLPSLRTQFMQITIDDENNSNDGDYGLFTHVEKVGKEYLSNRGLATDGNIYKANNFTFRMEDGLTLGSDGKKPLDKAAFELILEIENVNTDHRPLIAMINAVNNDSSSINDTIATYFDRNNYITWLATNILAGNRDTITQNFELYQPAAGSRFYFIPWDYDGAFGFENQPDIQAAGNLYAPWQMGIGNWWGVPLHNRFLMDATNRADLTRTVLDIYSTYLTPERIKALLDSYRPLVQPLITRSPDLDHLPTVAGADSEEQWAHEYARLVTVTKINLDRYLASLNQPMPFWQSATVEGSTLVLAWDPAVDLQGGAVTYDIQIASDPAFSTVIHSTSTYSDTSLTMAKPAAGTYYLRVIARNAAGLTTTGFDRHDTEGTTYWGVLQFTVS